A window from Citrus sinensis cultivar Valencia sweet orange chromosome 3, DVS_A1.0, whole genome shotgun sequence encodes these proteins:
- the LOC102619498 gene encoding short-chain dehydrogenase TIC 32 A, chloroplastic has translation MLETVKYLLGSAGASGYGSKSTAEQVTDGCPNLSSVTAIITGATSGIGAETARVLAKRGARLVLPARSLKAAEEAKARLASDCPGSDIVVLPLDLSSLSSVRNFVSQFHSLNLPLNLLINNAGKFAHQHAISEDGIEMTFATNYLGHFLLTKLLLKKMIETAKATGIQGRIVNVSSSIHSWFSGDMIRYLGQISRNKSHYDATRAYALSKLANVLHTKELAQRLKQMEANVTVNCVHPGIVRTRLTREREGFITDLVFFLTSKLLKTIPQGAATTCYVAIHPRLVNVSGKYFADCNEAWTSKLGSNSNEASRLWAASELLVSRDPKSVFDPLSAND, from the exons ATGTTAGAAACGGTCAAATACCTCCTCGGCTCAGCTGGGGCCAGCGGCTACGGCTCCAAGTCCACCGCCGAGCAAGTCACGGATGGCTGCCCCAATTTGAGTTCAGTTACCGCCATCATTACCG gAGCAACATCAGGAATAGGAGCAGAGACGGCCCGCGTGTTAGCGAAGAGGGGAGCGAGGTTAGTGCTGCCGGCTCGGAGCCTCAAAGCCGCGGAGGAAGCCAAGGCGCGTTTAGCATCCGACTGTCCCGGCTCCGATATTGTTGTTTTGCCTCTTGATCTTAGCTCCCTCTCCTCTGTTCGTAACTTTGTTTCTCAGTTTCACTCTCTCAACTTACCTCTCAATCTCCTCAT AAACAACGCTGGCAAGTTTGCGCACCAGCATGCAATATCTGAGGATGGAATCGAGATGACTTTTGCTACTAATTATCTTG GCCACTTTTTACTGACTAAATTGTTGCTAAAGAAGATGATTGAAACGGCTAAAGCGACCGGCATTCAAGGGCGTATAGTGAACGTATCATCGAGCATTCACAGCTGGTTCTCCGGCGATATGATCCGATATCTCGGACAGATTTCGCGAAACAAAAG TCATTACGATGCGACACGTGCTTATGCTCTCTCGAAGCTCGCTAACGTTTTGCACACCAAGGAGCTTGCCCAGAGACTCAAG CAAATGGAAGCGAATGTGACAGTGAATTGCGTTCATCCAGGGATCGTCAGAACCCGACTCACCAGAGAACGAGAAGGCTTCATCACAG ATCTTGTATTCTTCCTTACCTCAAAGCTCTTAAAGACCATTCCTCAG GGTGCTGCTACAACTTGTTACGTTGCAATTCATCCAAGACTGGTGAACGTGTCTGGAAAATATTTTGCTGACTGCAACGAAGCTTGGACGTCCAAGCTGGGGTCAAACTCAAACGAAGCTTCAAGATTATGGGCTGCCTCTGAACTTCTAGTTTCTAGAGACCCTAAATCAGTTTTTGATCCACTCAGTGCCAATGATTAA
- the LOC102619800 gene encoding LOW QUALITY PROTEIN: trehalase-like (The sequence of the model RefSeq protein was modified relative to this genomic sequence to represent the inferred CDS: substituted 2 bases at 2 genomic stop codons), with product MAYFCHPATGNFDRGPVVPTTPLVTFLECVQETALATFGQKDFDPKLYVDLSLKSNLSTTVTAFHKLPRNATGSVLVPDFKEFLHEYFDGVGDDLVYAEPPDFVPEPDGFLPKVKNPQVRAWALEVHALWKNLSLRVSGSVLNRPEFHTLLPLPRPFVIPGSRFTEVYYXDXYWVIRALLASKMYMTAKAIVTNLISLIDTYGYVLNCARAYCTNRSQPPIFSAMVYDIYNRTGDLDLVKKALPALLKEHQFWNSGIHKVNVQEDHGRNHTLSRYYAMWNKPRPESSTQDKAHASKHLNAYEKEQFYRELASTAESGWDFSTRWMRNTSDFSTLAITSILPVDLNIFILKMELDIASMAQIVGDNRTAESFLKAAQARKQAINSVFWNEEKGQWLDYWISNGTSSQECRRWKASNQNNNAFASNFVPIWIDLFNSDTCIVEKVRKSFQSSGLLGAAGIATSLTRSGEQWDFPNGWAPLQHMIVEGFAKSGSQEAKSMAQDIVMRWINSNYVAYKETGAIHEKYDVEKCGDIGGGGEYIPQTGFGWSNGVVLAFLEEFGWPKDLKIGCNWVMHCGDEL from the exons ATGGCTTATTTTTGTCAT CCAGCCACAGGCAATTTTGACAGAGGCCCCGTCGTACCCACAACCCCATTGGTCACTTTCTTGGAGTGTGTACAAGAAACTGCTCTCGCAACTTTCGGACAAAAAGACTTTGATCCAAAACTTTACGTTGATTTGTCGTTGAAGTCCAATCTTTCCACAACTGTTACCGCTTTTCACAAGCTACCGAGAAATGCAACTGGGTCAGTTTTGGTTCCTGATTTCAAGGAGTTCTTGCACGAATATTTTGATGGTGTAGGAGACGATCTTGTGTACGCTGAACCACCAGATTTTGTGCCCGAACCGGATGGGTTCTTGCCTAAGGTGAAGAACCCTCAAGTGAGAGCATGGGCTCTTGAGGTGCATGCTTTGTGGAAGAATTTGTCTCTGAGAGTTTCTGGTTCGGTATTGAACCGGCCTGAGTTTCACACTTTGCTTCCCCTGCCTCGACCGTTTGTTATTCCAGGTTCCCGGTTTACAGAGGTCTACTATTGAGATTAATACTGGGTTATTAG GGCTTTGCTAGCAAGTAAGATGTATATGACAGCGAAGGCAATTGTGACCAATCTCATTTCTCTTATTGATACATATGGTTATGTTCTTAATTGTGCGAGAGCTTATTGCACCAATAGGAG CCAGCCTCCCATTTTCAGTGCAATGGtttatgatatttacaatcgAACTGGTGACTTAGATTTGGTAAAAAAGGCTCTCCCTGCCCTGCTCAAAGAACATCAATTTTGGAATTCAG GAATACATAAGGTCAACGTCCAAGAGGATCATGGTAGAAATCATACATTGAGTCGGTATTATGCAATGTGGAACAAACCGAGGCCTGAATCTTCAACC CAGGATAAGGCGCATGCTTCTAAGCACTTGAATGCTTATGAGAAAGAGCAATTTTATCGGGAATTGGCTTCCACTGCTGAATCGGGATGGGATTTTAGTACCAGATGGATGag GAATACTTCAGATTTCAGCACATTGGCAATAACATCAATATTACCTGttgatttaaatatatttatactcAAG ATGGAACTTGACATTGCCTCCATGGCAcaaattgttggagacaatAGAACTGCTGAGAGTTTCTTGAAAGCTGCTCAAGCAAGAAAACAAGCAATAAACTCTGTTTTCTGGAATGAAGAAAAGGGGCAATGGCTGGATTACTGGATAAGTAATGGAACTAGTAGCCAG GAATGCCGAAGATGGAAAGCTTcaaaccaaaataataatgcatTTGCCTCAAACTTTGTACCCATATGGATTGATTTATTCAACTCTG ATACTTGTATAGTGGAGAAAGTTAGAAAAAGCTTTCAAAGTTCAGGCTTACTCGGTGCTGCTGGAATTGCAACTTCTTTGACAAGATCAGGAGAACAATG GGACTTTCCTAACGGCTGGGCGCCACTTCAACACATGATAGTAGAAGGTTTTGCTAAGTCAGGATCACAAGAAGCAAAGTCAATGGCTCAAGACATTGTTATGAGGTGGATCAATAGCAATTATGTTGCATACAAAGAAACCGGTGCTATACATGAAAAATATGATGTAGAAAAATGTGGAGATATTGGAGGTGGTGGTGAATACATACCCCAG ACTGGTTTTGGTTGGTCAAATGGAGTCGTATTGGCGTTCTTGGAGGAGTTTGGATGGCCAAAAGATCTGAAGATAGGTTGCAATTGGGTTATGCACTGCGGAGATGAGCTTTGA
- the LOC102620076 gene encoding ABC transporter F family member 3 isoform X1 gives MTEVASSVVLDVLGGRVQEVDQPIIDYIVNVLADEDFDFGEEGEGAFDAIGELLVNAGCVSDFDECRLVCGKLNEKFGKHGLVKPQPTVRSLTTPLRMNDGMDEEAPKKKPEVTDSPLLSERDRAKIERKKRKEERQRESQYQMHLAEMEAVRAGMPVVCVNHDRHGGPAVKDIHMDNFNVSVGGRDLIVDGSLTLSFGRHYGLVGRNGTGKTTFLRHMALHAIDGIPPNCQILHVEQEVEGDDTTALQCVLNTDIERTQLLEEEARLLALQRELDFEETTEKSNGSIDKDAIAQRLQEIYKRLELIDADSAEARAASILAGLSFSPEMQHRATKAFSGGWRMRIALARALFIEPDLLLLDEPTNHLDLHAVLWLESYLVKWPKTFIVVSHAREFLNTVVTDILHLHGQKLTAYKGNYDTFERTREEQIKNQVKAFESNERSRAHMQSFIDKFRYNAKRASLVQSRIKALERMGHVDEVVNDPDYKFEFPTPDDRPGPPIISFSDASFGYPGGPILFKNLNFGIDLDSRIAMVGPNGIGKSTILKLIAGELQPSSGTVFRSAKVRIAVFSQHHVDGLDLSSNPLLYMMRCFPGVPEQKLRAHLGSFGVTGNLALQPMYTLSGGQKSRVAFAKITFKKPHIILLDEPSNHLDLDAVEALIQGLVLFQGGILMVSHDEHLISGSVEELWVVSEGKATPFHGTFHDYKKMLQSR, from the exons ATGACCGAAGTTGCGAGCTCAGTTGTTCTCGACGTACTGGGAGGGAGAGTCCAGGAGGTAGACCAGCCGATTATTGATTACATCGTCAACGTCCTCGCCGATGAGGACTTCGATTTTGGCGAGGAAGGCGAGGGCGCGTTCGACGCCATCGGCGAGCTCCTCGTCAACGCTGGATGCGTATCCGACTTCGACGAATGCCGCCTG GTTTGTGGTAAGTTGAATGAGAAGTTTGGAAAGCACGGGTTGGTAAAGCCGCAACCAACTGTGCGCAGCCTCACGACGCCATTGAGAATGAATGATGGAATGGATGAGGAAGCTCCGAAGAAGAAGCCTGAGGTGACTGATAGTCCCTTGCTGTCTGAACGTGATAGAGCCAAGATAGAGAGGAAAAAGAGGAAGGAGGAACGCCAACGAGAG TCGCAATACCAAATGCATCTGGCAGAGATGGAAGCAGTTAGAGCTGGAATGCCTGTTGTGTGTGTGAATCATGATAGACATGGTGGACCTGCCGTGAAGGATATACATATGGACAACTTTAATGTTTCTGTAGGTGGACGTGATCTCATCGTTGATGGTTCACTCACACTATCTTTTGGAAGGCATTATG GGCTTGTCGGGAGAAACGGTACTGGGAAAACAACTTTCCTCAGGCACATGGCTCTGCATGCTATTGATGGTATTCCTCCAAATTGCCAGATATTACATGTTGAGCAAGAAGTGGAAGGTGATGACACAACAGCCTTGCAATGCGTTCTTAACACTGATATTGAAAGAACTCAGCTTTTGGAAGAAGAAGCTCGTCTGCTGGCACTGCAG AGAGAATTGGATTTTGAGGAGACTACTGAAAAGAGCAATGGTTCAATTGACAAAGATGCTATTGCTCAAAGGCTTCAAGAAATATACAAGAGGCTCGAGCTCATTGATGCAGATTCTGCAGAAGCACGTGCAGCTTCTATTCTTGCA GGTCTGAGTTTCTCTCCAGAAATGCAGCACAGGGCAACAAAAGCGTTTTCAGGAGGGTGGCGAATGCGAATTGCTTTGGCTCGTGCTCTTTTTATAGAGCCTGATTTGTTGCTGCTTGATGAACCTACG AATCACCTTGATCTTCATGCTGTCCTATGGCTGGAATCTTATCTAGTGAAATGGCCAAAAACATTCATAGTTGTTTCTCATGCTAGAGAGTTTTTAAACACG gTGGTCACAGATATTCTTCATCTACATGGTCAAAAACTGACTGCATACAAAGGGAATTATGATACATTTGAGAGGACCCGGGAGGAACAGATTAAAAACCAAGTGAAAGCATTTGAGTCTAATGAACGATCAAGAGCACATATGCAG TCCTTTATTGATAAGTTCCGATATAATGCAAAGAGGGCATCCCTTGTTCAGTCAAGAATCAAG GCATTAGAGCGGATGGGTCATGTAGATGAAGTTGTAAATGATCCTGA CTACAAATTTGAGTTCCCAACTCCGGACGATAGACCTGGGCCCCCTATAATAAGTTTCAG CGATGCATCATTTGGTTACCCTGGTGGGCCTATATTAtttaagaatttgaattttgggaTTGATTTGGACAGCAGGATAGCAA TGGTTGGGCCAAATGGGATCGGCAAATCAACTATACTCAAACTTATTGCTGGTGAGCTACAACCAAGCTCTGGAACAGTTTTCCGTTCAGCTAAG GTTCGCATAGCTGTGTTCAGTCAGCACCATGTTGATGGGCTAGACCTATCTTCAAATCCCCTCTTGTACATGATGCGCTGCTTCCCT GGGGTGCCTGAGCAGAAGCTTCGAGCTCACTTGGGTTCTTTTGGTGTAACTGGAAATCTTGCTCTTCAACCAATGTACACTTTGTCTG GTGGCCAGAAAAGCAGAGTTGCTTTTGCAAAGATTACATTCAAAAAGCCACACATAATATTGCTTGATGAGCCATCTAATCACCTT GATTTGGATGCAGTGGAGGCACTAATTCAAGGCCTCGTTTTGTTCCAAGGAGGGATTCTCATG GTTAGTCACGACGAACATCTGATATCTGGAAGTGTAGAGGAGCTATGGGTTGTATCAGAAGGCAAGGCGACACCGTTCCATGGGACGTTCCACGATTACAAGAAGATGCTTCAGTCTCGTTAA
- the LOC102620076 gene encoding ABC transporter F family member 3 isoform X2, whose amino-acid sequence MTEVASSVVLDVLGGRVQEVDQPIIDYIVNVLADEDFDFGEEGEGAFDAIGELLVNAGCVSDFDECRLVCGKLNEKFGKHGLVKPQPTVRSLTTPLRMNDGMDEEAPKKKPEVTDSPLLSERDRAKIERKKRKEERQRESQYQMHLAEMEAVRAGMPVVCVNHDRHGGPAVKDIHMDNFNVSVGGRDLIVDGSLTLSFGRHYGLVGRNGTGKTTFLRHMALHAIDGIPPNCQILHVEQEVEGDDTTALQCVLNTDIERTQLLEEEARLLALQRELDFEETTEKSNGSIDKDAIAQRLQEIYKRLELIDADSAEARAASILAGLSFSPEMQHRATKAFSGGWRMRIALARALFIEPDLLLLDEPTVVTDILHLHGQKLTAYKGNYDTFERTREEQIKNQVKAFESNERSRAHMQSFIDKFRYNAKRASLVQSRIKALERMGHVDEVVNDPDYKFEFPTPDDRPGPPIISFSDASFGYPGGPILFKNLNFGIDLDSRIAMVGPNGIGKSTILKLIAGELQPSSGTVFRSAKVRIAVFSQHHVDGLDLSSNPLLYMMRCFPGVPEQKLRAHLGSFGVTGNLALQPMYTLSGGQKSRVAFAKITFKKPHIILLDEPSNHLDLDAVEALIQGLVLFQGGILMVSHDEHLISGSVEELWVVSEGKATPFHGTFHDYKKMLQSR is encoded by the exons ATGACCGAAGTTGCGAGCTCAGTTGTTCTCGACGTACTGGGAGGGAGAGTCCAGGAGGTAGACCAGCCGATTATTGATTACATCGTCAACGTCCTCGCCGATGAGGACTTCGATTTTGGCGAGGAAGGCGAGGGCGCGTTCGACGCCATCGGCGAGCTCCTCGTCAACGCTGGATGCGTATCCGACTTCGACGAATGCCGCCTG GTTTGTGGTAAGTTGAATGAGAAGTTTGGAAAGCACGGGTTGGTAAAGCCGCAACCAACTGTGCGCAGCCTCACGACGCCATTGAGAATGAATGATGGAATGGATGAGGAAGCTCCGAAGAAGAAGCCTGAGGTGACTGATAGTCCCTTGCTGTCTGAACGTGATAGAGCCAAGATAGAGAGGAAAAAGAGGAAGGAGGAACGCCAACGAGAG TCGCAATACCAAATGCATCTGGCAGAGATGGAAGCAGTTAGAGCTGGAATGCCTGTTGTGTGTGTGAATCATGATAGACATGGTGGACCTGCCGTGAAGGATATACATATGGACAACTTTAATGTTTCTGTAGGTGGACGTGATCTCATCGTTGATGGTTCACTCACACTATCTTTTGGAAGGCATTATG GGCTTGTCGGGAGAAACGGTACTGGGAAAACAACTTTCCTCAGGCACATGGCTCTGCATGCTATTGATGGTATTCCTCCAAATTGCCAGATATTACATGTTGAGCAAGAAGTGGAAGGTGATGACACAACAGCCTTGCAATGCGTTCTTAACACTGATATTGAAAGAACTCAGCTTTTGGAAGAAGAAGCTCGTCTGCTGGCACTGCAG AGAGAATTGGATTTTGAGGAGACTACTGAAAAGAGCAATGGTTCAATTGACAAAGATGCTATTGCTCAAAGGCTTCAAGAAATATACAAGAGGCTCGAGCTCATTGATGCAGATTCTGCAGAAGCACGTGCAGCTTCTATTCTTGCA GGTCTGAGTTTCTCTCCAGAAATGCAGCACAGGGCAACAAAAGCGTTTTCAGGAGGGTGGCGAATGCGAATTGCTTTGGCTCGTGCTCTTTTTATAGAGCCTGATTTGTTGCTGCTTGATGAACCTACG gTGGTCACAGATATTCTTCATCTACATGGTCAAAAACTGACTGCATACAAAGGGAATTATGATACATTTGAGAGGACCCGGGAGGAACAGATTAAAAACCAAGTGAAAGCATTTGAGTCTAATGAACGATCAAGAGCACATATGCAG TCCTTTATTGATAAGTTCCGATATAATGCAAAGAGGGCATCCCTTGTTCAGTCAAGAATCAAG GCATTAGAGCGGATGGGTCATGTAGATGAAGTTGTAAATGATCCTGA CTACAAATTTGAGTTCCCAACTCCGGACGATAGACCTGGGCCCCCTATAATAAGTTTCAG CGATGCATCATTTGGTTACCCTGGTGGGCCTATATTAtttaagaatttgaattttgggaTTGATTTGGACAGCAGGATAGCAA TGGTTGGGCCAAATGGGATCGGCAAATCAACTATACTCAAACTTATTGCTGGTGAGCTACAACCAAGCTCTGGAACAGTTTTCCGTTCAGCTAAG GTTCGCATAGCTGTGTTCAGTCAGCACCATGTTGATGGGCTAGACCTATCTTCAAATCCCCTCTTGTACATGATGCGCTGCTTCCCT GGGGTGCCTGAGCAGAAGCTTCGAGCTCACTTGGGTTCTTTTGGTGTAACTGGAAATCTTGCTCTTCAACCAATGTACACTTTGTCTG GTGGCCAGAAAAGCAGAGTTGCTTTTGCAAAGATTACATTCAAAAAGCCACACATAATATTGCTTGATGAGCCATCTAATCACCTT GATTTGGATGCAGTGGAGGCACTAATTCAAGGCCTCGTTTTGTTCCAAGGAGGGATTCTCATG GTTAGTCACGACGAACATCTGATATCTGGAAGTGTAGAGGAGCTATGGGTTGTATCAGAAGGCAAGGCGACACCGTTCCATGGGACGTTCCACGATTACAAGAAGATGCTTCAGTCTCGTTAA